Proteins encoded within one genomic window of Candidatus Eisenbacteria bacterium:
- a CDS encoding tetratricopeptide repeat protein → MTIIRPLLLVVALSPLWAPVLLSASEDAMNHYILAIEAAHSGDLDAAVSHMQAAWRADTSAVEIPRELARFLIDAGRPREAVDPARRAIHLAPDDPESSWLLGWALSRSGQNAEAIPSLLAAWQRDRRNRTYLTALISVFESEGRLQDALDLLTPTKGGVDPDDPYLFARRAGLLGRLGRQVEGLGDLASAVSLSPTYPGLVDHLLALCWRLGPSEATVSALERVLAVAPNRADIRRELARVYLSLNRPDEAMTHLETLMAAGAADGSAQMQLGILYFGRERLAEAIRLFRGARAIDPDLRESAEWLWRSLNRADSLNAALALADTLISASPEVAGHHWLRALSLARLNRPLEALASLDQVLERSPDEREARLMAAALLEDLDRTPEARLHLERLARLAPSDREVLFRLGVLDERSGDIAGSIGWFEQLLRAYPDDALALNYLGYLLADRGLDLEKAVAYTSRAVSLDGKNPAFLDSYGWALFRSGRNADAIPHLEEAARLAPGETEIGIHLAKAYRESGRVGEARKILDQILAREPNERRARELLQLWVE, encoded by the coding sequence TTGACCATCATCCGTCCTCTCCTGCTCGTTGTCGCGCTCTCGCCCCTCTGGGCGCCGGTCCTTCTATCGGCATCCGAGGATGCGATGAACCACTACATCCTGGCGATCGAGGCCGCCCACAGCGGCGACCTCGACGCTGCCGTGTCGCACATGCAGGCGGCCTGGCGGGCCGACACCTCCGCCGTGGAGATCCCGCGGGAGCTGGCCAGGTTCCTCATCGACGCGGGCCGGCCGCGAGAGGCGGTCGACCCCGCCCGCCGCGCGATCCATCTCGCCCCCGACGATCCGGAGTCGAGCTGGCTCCTCGGCTGGGCCCTTAGCCGCTCGGGGCAGAACGCCGAGGCGATACCGTCGCTGCTCGCGGCGTGGCAGCGCGATCGACGCAACCGCACCTACCTTACCGCTCTCATCTCTGTCTTCGAATCGGAGGGAAGGCTCCAGGACGCCCTCGACCTGCTGACTCCCACGAAGGGCGGCGTCGACCCGGACGATCCGTATCTGTTCGCACGGAGGGCGGGCCTGTTGGGTCGTCTCGGCCGCCAGGTCGAAGGGCTTGGCGATCTGGCGAGCGCCGTCTCGCTGTCCCCGACCTATCCCGGGCTCGTTGACCACCTGCTTGCGCTCTGCTGGCGACTCGGCCCATCCGAGGCGACGGTGTCGGCCCTGGAGAGGGTCCTGGCCGTGGCGCCGAACCGGGCAGACATCAGGCGCGAGCTGGCGCGAGTCTATCTCTCGTTGAACCGCCCCGATGAAGCCATGACTCATCTGGAGACGCTGATGGCCGCGGGCGCTGCGGACGGGAGCGCGCAGATGCAGCTCGGGATCCTCTACTTCGGAAGGGAGCGGCTCGCCGAAGCGATCCGCCTCTTTCGCGGCGCCCGCGCGATCGACCCGGATCTGCGGGAGTCGGCGGAGTGGCTCTGGCGCTCTCTCAACAGGGCGGACAGCCTGAACGCGGCGCTCGCGCTGGCGGATACGCTGATCTCGGCCTCCCCCGAGGTCGCGGGCCACCACTGGCTCCGGGCCCTCTCCCTCGCCCGGCTCAACAGGCCTCTCGAGGCGCTCGCTTCCCTGGATCAAGTCCTAGAGAGGAGCCCGGATGAGCGCGAGGCGCGCCTGATGGCCGCGGCCCTCCTCGAGGATCTGGACAGGACGCCCGAGGCGCGCCTCCACCTCGAACGCCTCGCGCGGCTCGCCCCGTCCGATCGGGAGGTCCTCTTCCGCCTGGGAGTCCTGGACGAGAGGTCAGGCGACATCGCCGGCTCGATCGGGTGGTTCGAGCAGCTTCTGCGGGCCTACCCGGATGACGCTCTCGCCCTCAACTACTTGGGGTATCTCCTCGCCGACCGGGGACTCGATCTGGAGAAGGCCGTCGCCTACACTTCCCGGGCGGTCAGCCTGGACGGGAAGAACCCCGCCTTCCTGGACAGCTACGGGTGGGCGCTTTTCCGCAGCGGCCGGAACGCAGATGCGATCCCGCACCTGGAGGAAGCGGCGCGGCTCGCCCCCGGGGAGACGGAGATCGGGATCCACCTGGCCAAGGCCTACAGGGAAAGCGGGCGGGTGGGGGAGGCGCGGAAGATCCTCGACCAGATACTGGCCAGGGAGCCGAACGAGCGGCGGGCGCGCGAGCTGCTACAATTATGGGTTGAATGA
- a CDS encoding sigma-70 family RNA polymerase sigma factor translates to MATGDDHHSALDLDRLSDEGLMEEIVRGSEAAFAALVARYQSRIINVVARLIGDRDRAREIAQETFLRVFIHRERYRPSGKFSTWLYTIAMNLGKNEIRRRVRARGSVSLDKLLEVAGDSGGFVADPSPGPDRLFRRREVETKVAAAVERLPRKFREVVVLRDIQQLSYEEIGEVLRIPGGTVRSRINRARLALKELLDPAIEGKIHEM, encoded by the coding sequence ATGGCGACAGGGGACGATCACCATTCGGCCCTCGATCTGGATCGACTCTCGGACGAAGGGCTGATGGAGGAGATCGTTCGAGGGTCCGAGGCTGCGTTCGCGGCGCTGGTGGCCCGATATCAGAGTCGGATCATCAACGTGGTGGCCCGGCTGATCGGAGATCGCGACCGCGCGCGGGAGATCGCGCAGGAGACGTTTCTGCGCGTGTTCATTCATCGAGAACGGTACAGGCCGAGCGGGAAGTTCAGCACATGGCTCTACACGATCGCGATGAACCTCGGGAAGAACGAGATTCGCCGCCGCGTCCGCGCCCGCGGCTCGGTGTCTCTCGACAAGCTTCTCGAGGTGGCAGGGGATTCGGGCGGATTCGTTGCCGATCCCTCTCCGGGGCCGGACCGTCTCTTCAGGCGTCGCGAGGTGGAGACGAAGGTGGCGGCCGCCGTGGAGCGCCTGCCCAGGAAGTTCCGCGAAGTGGTCGTCCTGCGCGACATACAGCAGCTTTCGTACGAGGAGATCGGCGAGGTCTTGCGCATTCCGGGTGGCACCGTGCGCTCACGCATCAACCGGGCCCGTCTGGCCCTGAAGGAACTCTTGGATCCGGCAATCGAGGGCAAAATCCATGAAATGTAA